In Phragmites australis chromosome 24, lpPhrAust1.1, whole genome shotgun sequence, the following are encoded in one genomic region:
- the LOC133907297 gene encoding ABC transporter G family member 25-like isoform X4, with translation MPRVLLAAVVLLLLPRSARCQPGVLDRAPPPAAQVLQGAPPPQAVHQALDLALGRVSSALAGEVQRKYGTCMANVERDFNLTFDFTSDPSFASDCMEHTRGQMVAMLCRKPEVELYVKTLISSRSTPRISRNCNQNSWALGCQPGWACATLDDESSDQLIPSRAVNCRPCCPGFFCPRGLTCMMPCPLGAYCPLGSVNETTGLCDPYFYQITPGLNHTCGTADSWADVVTTNDVFCPPGHYCPTTTQKYNCSKGYYCRKGSTDENKCRWKNMCQGDNSIKEDIGLYGGALIVVLCFILLLVYNCSGLFIAIQVKMSSRSRKKAAKIAHKSAAARERWKLAKELALRHEVAMPESFSSPEQSATSSNGALHAAEANANGSKNRKNNQTDNDRVMQLDIDKLTFSGVVSLATENRPRRRRPMIEVVFRGLTLSIGKKKLLQCVTGKLSPGRVTAIMGPSGAGKTTFLNAVLGKTSGYKKDGIVLINGKPGSMQSYKKITGFVPQDDIVHGNLTVEENLWFSACCRLSKGMSRSDKVRVLEWVIGSLRLQEIRNSLVGTVEMRGISGGQRKRVNVGIEMVMEPSLLILDEPTTGLDSASSQLLLRALRQEALQGVNVCAVVHQPSYTLFNMFDDFVLLARGGLIVYHGPVSEAEMYFAGLEVKVPDRENPPDYFIDILEGIVKTKMRENVTPKHLPLLWMLHNGYEVPDDLQDLENINTIRELYAVRSISSEESLAEQSVNTDYVHQNVRQSNKLLDRKTPGVFAQYGYYLGRVAKQRLREASQQAVDYLILCIAGICIGTIAKVRDDSFGVTSYGYAIMAVCNTVMPACSITVIFTRKIAISEGERIWDELSSLLSCKRYT, from the exons ATGCCGCgcgtcctcctcgccgccgtcgtgctgctgctgctgccccgCTCGGCGCGATGCCAGCCGGGCGTGCTCgaccgcgcgccgccgccggccgcgcaGGTGCTTCagggcgcgccgccgccgcaggccgTGCACCAGGCGCTCGACCTCGCTCTCGGGCGAGTCAGCAGCGCGCTCGCCGGCGAGGTGCAGCGGAAGTACGGGACCTGCATGGCCAACGT GGAGAGGGACTTCAACCTGACGTTCGACTTCACCTCGGACCCGAGCTTCGCCTCCGACTGCATGGAGCATACCAGAG GACAAATGGTCGCAATGCTGTGCAGGAAACCTGAAGTAGAGTTATATGTCAAAACCTTGATTAGCAGTCGCAGCACACCCAGGATTAGTAGGAACTGCAACCAAAACTCATGGGCACTTGGGTGCCAGCCCGGCTGGGCTTGCGCGACACTGGATGATGAGTCATCTGATCAATTGATTCCATCCAGAGCAGTGAACTGCAGACCATGTTGTCCAGGTTTCTTCTGCCCTCGTGGCCTGACCTGCATGATGC CATGTCCTTTGGGTGCTTATTGTCCTCTTGGGTCAGTGAATGAAACTACCGGCCTTTGTGATCC GTACTTTTACCAAATAACTCCAGGATTGAATCATACATGTGGCACTGCTGATTCTTGGGCTGATGTGGTTACAACTAATGATGTCTTTTGCCCTCCGGGGCACTACTGTCCAACCACAACCCAGAAATACAACTGTAGCAAGGG GTACTATTGCCGTAAAGGTTCCACCGAtgaaaata AGTGTCGTTGGAAAAATATGTGTCAGGGGGATAATTCAATTAAAGAAGATATTGGTTTATATGGCGGTGCTTTAATT GTTGTTTTGTGCTTCATTTTACTGCTGGTGTACAACTGCTCTGGTCTATTCATTGCAATTCAAGTTAAAATGTCGTCTAGATCTCGTAAAAAGGCTGCAAAAATTGCACACAAATCAGCAGCAGCACGTGAAAGATGGAAATTAGCTAAAGAACTTGCATTAAGGCATGAGGTAGCAATGCCAGAGTCTTTCAGTTCACCTGAGCAATCAGCTACGTCATCTAATGGAGCACTACATGCTGCTGAAGCTAATGCTAACGGGTCAAAAAATCGCAAAAATAATCAGACTGATAACGATAGAGTTATGCAGCTAGACATCGATAAATTAACATTCTCTGGAGTGGTGTCTCTAGCTACTGAAAATAGACCACGAAGACGAAGGCCAATGATTGAGGTGGTTTTCAGAGGTCTAACACTATCAATTGGAAAAAAGAAACTTCTGCAATGTGTTACAGGAAAGCTTTCACCAGGTAGGGTAACAGCTATCATGGGCCCTTCGGGAGCAGGAAAGACTACTTTCCTCAATGCTGTTTTAGGTAAAACATCAGGGTATAAGAAGGATGGGATAGTCCTTATAAATGGAAAACCTGGTTCGATGCAGTCATATAAGAAGATCACCGGGTTTGTGCCACAAGATGATATCGTCCATGGAAACCTGACTGTTGAGGAAAATCTGTGGTTTAGTGCATGTTGCAG GTTAAGCAAAGGCATGTCAAGATCTGATAAGGTTCGAGTTCTTGAATGGGTTATTGGATCATTAAGGCTTCAAGAAATCAGAAATTCCCTTGTTGGGACAGTGGAGATGCGGGGCATTTCCGGAGGACAAAGGAAGCGTGTAAATGTTGGGATTGAAATGGTTATGGAACCATCCCTTCTGATATTAGACGAGCCAACTACAGGCTTAGACAGTGCTTCCTCTCAGCTACTTCTAAGAGCTCTTCGACAAGAAGCACTCCAAGGAGTAAACGTTTGTGCAGTGGTTCACCAACCAAG CTATACTTTGTTCAACATGTTTGACGACTTTGTCCTTTTGGCAAGAGGTGGCCTTATTGTATATCATGGGCCTGTAAGTGAGGCTGAAATGTACTTCGCAGGCCTGGAGGTCAAGGTGCCTGACCGAGAGAATCCTCCAGACTATTTCATTGACATCTTAGAGGGAATAGTAAAGACAAAAATGAGGGAAAATGTCACTCCTAAACACTTGCCACTTCTTTGGATGTTGCATAATGGATATGAAGTTCCAGATGATTTGCAGGACCTTGAGAATATCAATACAATTCGTGAGTTATATGCTGTTCGATCCATTTCTAGTGAAGAGTCATTGGCAGAACAGTCAGTGAATACAGACTATGTGCACCAGAATGTGAGGCAATCAAATAAATTACTGGATAGGAAAACACCTGGTGTATTTGCACAATATGGATACTATTTAGGGAG GGTAGCAAAGCAACGGCTGCGTGAAGCTTCACAACAGGCTGTTGATTACCTAATATTGTGTATTGCTGGCATATGCATTGGAACAATTGCTAAAGTTCGAGATGATTCATTTGGTGTAACTTCTTATGGATATGCCATAATGGCAGTTTGTAA CACTGTTATGCCAGCTTGCAGCATTACGGTCATTTTCACCAGAAAAATTGCAATAtcggagggagagagaatctgGGATGAGCTCTCTAGCTTACTTTCTTGCAAGAGATACACTTGA